Within Oncorhynchus keta strain PuntledgeMale-10-30-2019 chromosome 3, Oket_V2, whole genome shotgun sequence, the genomic segment TCGGTAGTTTGCTGGGCAGGGGACACTGACAGGGGTTCGCTGAAATATCTGAGCTGAAATATCTCGCAGGTGATGTGTGGTGGAAGGCGGTGGTGAGGGGTGTGGTGTGGGAGAGTGTCGCAGAGACTATGTTATCATTTTGCTAAGGCACACCGAACATCGATTGCAATGAACACAATAAATACGGCATGTCATATTCTCATTTCGCACGTACTGTATGCAGCTGCTCAAGGCAAACCATTTTGCAGCAGTGTAACACACTGCAAATGAAAGGACTCCTACCTCTAGTTCCGCAATGATCCGCTCGTCATAGTCTTCATCTTTAATCGCTGAGGCGGCGATGACGGGGGGAGTGGAGGCGGGGCGAGGCGTGTCAGACGGTGTCCTTCTCAGCTTGACTAGAGTCTTCGGGGCCTCTCCGTCTTCTGGCTCCAGCTTCTTAGAAAAACAAAACAGGGTTGGCGTCTTATGTGACGCATCTTCACAACATCCGTACAGTACATCCAATAGCCTAACTCAAAGTATCTTCAGAAACATTCAGAATGTGCATTTTCATACTTTGAACCACAGgtggctcatagtaatggctgtaACAGAATACATGGAATGTATGTGTTTGATAAAATTCCGTTCacttcattccagccattatcatgagccgtcctcccctcagcacccTCCTGCGGTTTGCAGGTATATCTTTCCCAGCCATCTCTCTGTTACTGTACCTTCTTGATGGTGACGGTCACTTCTCCAGTGCGATTGGTGGTGAGCCCATGGGCTGATGGGAAGCTTCGGCGAGGAGGGGGTGGAGGCGGCGACTTAGAGGGTTTCTCAGTGCGATACCTGGTTACGGTCATCTCCGCTACAACACACAATGGCATCATATCTTTATAGGACAGCTCAGTCATAACTCAATCACAAATATAACAACGTTGATGTGGTATTCAGTCTCACCAGATCCGCGACGTGAGCCCCCATCCAGCTTCAGGGCAGTGATCTGGACCTTGTTGGGCTGGTGCTCAGTACTGGTAGTAGTGAGGGTACTAGAGGTGGTGAAGGCGCTGGTGGAGGTAGTGACAGGGGTGGTAAACTGAGGTTTGGGGTGGGGTTTGGGGGGCACCACGGGCTTGTTGATCTGCCTGGCAGCGAAGTCCAGGTCTGGGATGGCCTTCATCAGCTCAGCTTGCGTCTCCTCCAGCAGACGGTTGATGTCCTGGGCACTGAACTGGGTCAGACTGGCCCGCTTCTCCTCCCAGTCCCGCTCTGCAGCCTATGCCAACACACATATTTGTCAAACCAAATATCATTGTATATTGGAAATATATTGCGGCTTTCATGTACACagatatactatacatatactatacatctATACATTTTCCAGAAAATGGTCACACTGGTAACTGTACAGATTCCCCTGTAAATGTGTACATTTAGCAGTGTGAGGAGGAGTTTATATGAATAAACCCCAGGAGGAATGTTCCGCACCAGTCTGACCTCCACGGACACTGATTTGTCAGCACCGCGGCGGCTCGGCAGCTCATCCAGGACCCGGCTTCTGTAGCTGGCTGTAGGGTGGGGATCCTGCTCAGGCCCCGAGGTGTCCGGGTCACTGCCTGATATGGGCATCCAGTTGGCAAGGCTGGCACTGCCATCCAGGTCATTGAGGCTGAGCGGTGGACTGGTCAGGATGTCGAGGTCCGAGTTCTTTCCTGTGTCTTCAGTTCGCTTGGCTGACTGGCTGCAGATGTCGTCCTGGCCCTTCCACAGGCCCTCGGTCACTTTTCTGTACGTACAGGTGGTATACAATACACTAACAACACACACAGCATTGTCAGGGCCCTATTGCATCAAAGCTAGTGACCAGCTTTCTGGGATGagtccaaaatatatatttttcatctGCTCCAAAAGGTTTGTGTTATGAACTGTTCTTTCTCCttgtactgaaagagtataatttTTTTACTTATCTTGAAAACCAAGTCACCAGTTGAATGGAACCATCGTAACAATGATGTTACAACAACATGTTAATGTAACACAGTTGTTGAACCGTACCTCCGTAGTGTGGTCAGTGTGTCGGTCATGGTGTTACAGCGTTTCAGCagtgtgtccagtctgtgtggTTCCTCCTTCAGGAACTTGacagcctccacctccaccctcaACACCACCCGCATCTTACTCTGCAGACTGGGgaactggtctggagggagggaggaagagacagagaaagacagatacagagactgaAGCACCATTAACTcaatgagagagggaaggtgtATATTGTATATCTATGCTTGTGTGTAAAACATGCATGCAGTGTCTTGTTTCCTGGGGCTTACTGTACTTTCTGTCCCCTGTGGTTATGCTACCACATGGAGAAAGATTTCAGGGTATTTAGGCGCATAACCAGTCTGGTATCACAAGTTGGTAAACAAGCCTCTCGTTCCACTGTGTGATTTTGTGCTATGATGCCAGACGGGACAACATATGCATGTTTAGCACCTCTTCCTTAATCATTTTTTGATTTTATttttgattgaacctttatttaactaggcaagtcagttaagaacaagttcttatttacaatgacggcctaccggggaacagtggattaactgccttgttcagaggcagaacgacaaatttttaccttgtcagctcggggattcgatccagcagccttttgtttactggcccaacgctctaaccactaggctacctgctgcgaTACATACTCATATTAGGCACGTACACCTGACTAATCACTGTCAATGCAACAGATTTGGTCATTGTGGTAATTATCTAGTAAGGTAATTATATGAGGGGTTAATTTTAATCCATCCAAACATTTCCTTACTGTTGTATCTTCCTGTATCATTATCATTATCCCCTATTGATATCCTTACTCTTGAGCTCTGTGAGGGTCTCTCCCAAAGACCTGAGCTCCATGCTCTTCTGCTCCACGTCCTTCTCTGTCACCAGGCCATGGTTGACTGACGAGTTCCTCTGGAGTTCCTCCACTGACTTCTCCAGATCACTGTGAAGACCAAAATCAGTTGCCACTTGTCTTATAGCCATGTTATGCAGGCACTGCATGGTTCCAGATCAACACTAAATGTACCATTCAGCTTTCTACTATCTGAATCAGTCTGCATTATTTCTCCATTCACACAGACCCTAGCTTGAGCCTGACTTAAAGGCTGAACTCACTGCAGCTGCTGGATGAGCAGCTCTTCCTGGTTGAGGTACTtgagtctctcctcctccactaagAGACGCTGCCTCTGCAGAGGGTCCTCCTGGGTCCGCATGGCATCCAGCATCATCAGGCTCAGCTCCGACTCCGTCTGCCTCAGCAGGGACTGCACTGAGTCCTGGTTCTCCAACTGAGAGGCGAGGCATGGACAGACACAAAGACATGTTATTTGGACGCACACACAATACGTCAGACAAGCATAAGTCAAACATGCACAACGACAAGTCAACACACACAAAACGacaagtcaaaacacacacacacagaccaaaagGCAGGCCAAATGCAAAATTACACACAGTTTTGTATTGCTATCATTTTGGGGACCAAAGAATTGATTCCCAtacaaaatcctattttccctaacccttaaccctaaatctaaccctaatcttaacccttatccataaccctaaccttaaccctaaacctaaacctaaccttaaccccaaacccctaaccttaaccctgaacttaaccttaaccttaaccccaaacccctaaccttaaccctaaacctaaccttaacatcaaatccctaaccttaaccctaaacctaaccccaaacccttaaccttaaccctaaaactatacctagccctaactcctaacctaacCCTTAAGCCAAAAATACAATTTTTCCTTGTGGCAACCgcaaaatgtccccacttgtccgAATAGCCCTTGTTTTAAAATCCTTGTGAGGTACCCACAAGGAGAGTTAAACAAAAACACAAAGCCACACAATCTACACATTGATATATAAACACATGTAAAAACAACTAGAGCCTTGAggaatatgtgtttgtgtgtgtgtgtgtgtgtgtgtgtgtgtgtgtgtgtgtgtgtgtgtgtgtgtgtgtgtgtgtgtgtgtgtgtgtgtgtgtgtgtgtgtgtgtgtgtgtgtgtgtgtgtgtgtgtgtgtgtgtacggccaTACCGTTCTCTGGAGCTCACCTGGATGTCGCGCAGCTGGGACAGCTGTATGCGCAGCTTGCTGGTGTTCTGCTGCAGGCCATGCAGGTGGTTCTGCATCTGCAGCCGCGACACTGTCAGTGACTGGGCGGACCCTGTGGGCGGGGGCGGCATCAGGGCCAACGGAGCTGATGGCGTCAGAGCTGGCCAATCAGAAAGCAGGATTAGGGTCTCGTGAATGTGCATTCAGCTCTCACAGAAGCCAATTATACCATCCATCATAACAGGGGGGAGGATTTACTCGATTATACATAGGTGTAATGATGATTGACGGAGTGGGGAACGTTTTAAGGACACACAAAGCTGGATTTCTTTGCATACATCTAGATTTCAGGGGTAACAACAGCAAGCCCGGAGCAAGCAAGTCTTTGACGCTTAAGTTGAAATGACACAAGGGGCCATTGAAATGACAATGAATAAATGGCTTTGTTTATATGGCATTTTCTCAGGCATAACAAAACAAAGGGACTGGTTTGATAAGACTAAGGTACACACAAACTTAGAGTTCACCCAAACTACGAAATCACATATTGCTTTACATAGAAAATAATCTAATTGCTTTGTAAATAGTCCAAATAAGACCATTAGCATTGATAATTTCCCAGGCAAATAGGTTTTGTAATTTAGGTGAACTAGCTTGGCACAACTAATTCTTGAAGAACGCCTTGTTTTGGGGGAGGGCTTGTCACAGTTCCAGTGTGTGTCTAAGTGCATTGTCTATCTAAAAGCTTGCCTTTTAATACCTGTCTGGATCAAAAAGGTAAAGGCCTACTTTCATCTGACAACACAAAATCCCCTTCACAGACCACTTCCAGCAATTAACCATATTTTTGCCGGTCTGTGTGAATGGTATCAGGAGTACAAATACATATTGATATACCCAAAGCACCAACTATGCATACAAAGAAACCTGACCACACCACTACTGATGATGACAAGTCAATCCAAATGACACTCCAGCAGGAACAGTAGTGAATGGGAAACACATTTTGAGCCCAGTTCTGAATCcagacactgaacactgaacacagaCATAAAGAATAAGAGAATCAAAACCGAATCCTCACAAAACTCAAAGTGCATCACACGAGAGACATCAACTGTAAAGGGAGGAATTtgtcagagagacacagagggaggggaAAAGACAAGGACTTTTTTTTTTGGACAAGAAGATacctttctttttttttaaccgTCCAGCTAAAATAAGGCACAAGAAGCACGGCACACATTACTAACAAAAACCAATACACACTTTAGTCACATGAGCAGTTCAGCTACAGAACATTGATGATGGTCTGCAACCCTTACCCTTTATATTGCCACGTCAATGGGACACAGGGAAAGTATATTTGTTCTGTTTTCAGTTGATACTTACTGTCTGTTCCCGAGCAGTCACTGGACGTCTCGATCTTATCCCTGAAAAAGACTAAATAAGTTAAAGGTCCCCActctgtgtgtatgttgtgtgtgtgtgtgtgtgtgtgtgtgtgtgtgtgtgtgtgtgtgtgtgtgtgtgtgtgtgtgtgtgtgtgtgtgtgtgtgtgtgtgtgtgtgtgtgtgtgtgtgtgtgtgtgtgtgtgccttacGGGCTATCTGCCTCTGGTCCCCTGGTCAGAACTGTCTGCAGTAGACCAGTTAGACTGGCTATCTGTTTCTCCATGACCTCCATGCGCCCCCTTAGCAGTGAAACACATAGGGTATGAGTAAGTTCAGAAACACACAAAATAACCATCACAGACAcatgaaacatacacacacacacacacacacacacacacacacacacacacacacacacacacacacacacacacacacacacacacacacacacacacacacacacacacacacacacacacacacatacactctctctctctctctctcacctggtctcgGTCTCATTGCCTGGTAGAGGTGAACTAAAACCTGGTGCTGAACTGAaaccacctccctcccctccaggtCCAGCCATCAGACACAGCTgatctgaccccaaccctgacccctgaccccgagCTTTGGCACTTTCCCCAAACACGGAGGAGGACACCGAGTCCCTTCGCAGGGTCTGCCTCCCAGGGGAGCCCCGGCCGGGCAAGGTGCCCGAATACGAGTCCCTCATGTCAGGGATCTTCTGCGGGGACGAGGGGGGTGGCACCCGGAAACCCATGGCCAACATGGACGCGGCGTAGGCAGCATCATTATACAGCGGGCCTCCAGGCCTGTATAGGATGCCGCTGTCCATCAGCTCTCCCTGCAGAGCCGCCGCCGAGTAGGAAGTGAGGGAGCGCACAGAGCCGGGTCccaaccctccaccaccacctcctcctcgcCGGTAGAGAGAGCCATAGGGATCCCCCCTCGGgggtaggggagagtgggggccAGCCAGACTAAGCCGACCCCCTTCCTGGCCCAGGGAATAGGGGTCGGCATAGATCCCCCCTCCATCGCCCCGCAGGAGTACCATGCTTCTGGAGCCAATACCGTGGACCTCCTCATCGGGCTTCACGTCCCTCCGCTCCAGGATGGCACTGGGGGAGAAGCTGGCCTGGGCATGGTGCTGGAGATGGTGGTGCTGGGGTTGGAGCTGCTGGGGGTGATGCTGCTGCGGGTGGTGGTGTGCCGCCATCTGGCCCCCGGGCGagaggtggtgggggtgggggagggagtgGGTGTGGGGGTGATGCTGGAGGTGAGGTTGCCCGGCATAGGAGGATGGACGGCCACCGCCACTGTAGAGGAGACGGACGCGGGACGGGGAGCTGGAGGGGGTCGAGGCGGAGGAGGAGGCGGGGGCATTGCTGAGGCGACGGTTGGATGGAGAATCTTGCTGGGGCGTGTACACCATCTCCCTCTGTCattggaggaagagaggaacgatAGACATACTCAGAATAGAAGAAGAGTGAAGTTGAATAAAATACCTTACAATATAATATTACTGGTGATTCAAAAGAAAATTGCACATAATTGGATGCAGCTTGAAAGCCAACCTGAGTTAATGACCCCCTGGGCTCTTAAAGTATAATAGCCTTCCTGACAAGACAATAGCAGCCCACAGGAGGTCAGTGGCACCTTAGAGCCCCCTGTGCTCTACACACACTGGAGAAATAACTGGGGCacctttgttcttaactgacttgcctagttaaataaacacttatttattttttaaatctccaCCATCTACATCACCGCCTGTAGATGCAATTGCCTCCATACGTACAAAAAATAAtcccactagctgtgactgactAGCGAGGGGCGAACCACGACTTCTCGGACAGGATCCCTGAGCCCCACTGTCACACAAATCCCCGTCATAGACCACAGCAGAGCACAGCTTCACTGTATCTCCTCACACTactctaacccctctcctcagCGCCCAACCAACCTGCCAATCAATCTCCGCTAAGCCCTGTCATCCAATCCATTTTGTCCCTCTATAGTCTCTGTGCAGCGCTACTCGGTGGTACCGTCATGGTTTACAGTCTGTAATCTGCTCTGCTGGCTCATGTATGGCCCACTTCACCTTGGGTTTATTTGCTGGGGGATAAGAGGGATCctatgtaatatcctatgtttcgcagagttgtggctgaacgaggACATAAATATACATCCTTCTAGTTTTTCTAAGCGCGGTCAAGACCGGAAGGGAGGAGGGGCATGTCTCTTTGTTTACAACAGCTGCGGAGTGAGCTCTAATGTTAAGGAGGTTTCGAGTTTTTGCTCTCctgagaatacctcatgataagctgcagaccatactatctaccaagagagttttcttctatatttttcgtagctgtctatttaccaccgcAAACTGATACTGGCACTAAggccgcactcaacgagctgtatagggccatacgCAATCAAGAAAATGCACAATTCAGAGTGAAACTGAAATCCATTTGACCTCATTTTTTTCCatcatgtcacctgtgcaactagaggaaACAAAACTTTAAATCACATTTACACCACACAGAGAAATACATTCAAGGtcctccctcgccctccctttggcaaatcagaccataagtctgtcctcctcctcctaccccgaCCAGAAGCCATGGACCCGGTGTGTAATACCAACTTGTTTTATGCAGACCAACACAGTCCTCGTGCTGAATAACGCCaaagtaacctgtctaaatgactattgtCCCACAGCACTCACATCAATAGCCATGAAATGATTtgagaggctggtcatggctcacatcaacagcatcatcacaaacaccctggacccactccaattcgcataccgcctcaacagatGATGCCatatctattgcactcaacacctccctcacccacctggacaaaataaatacctatgtaagaatgctgtttatagATTACAGCTCAGGATTCAACGCCATAGTCCTCTCTAAACCCATGACTAAGCtcgggaccctgggactgaacacctccttctgcaactggatccgggacttcctgacaggccacttccaggtggtgagggtaggcaacaacacatatgGGCTGTTTTGTTTAGTcaactcctgtactccctattcacccacgacCATGTGGCcacacacgactccaacaccatcatcaagtttgctgacgacacgccggtggtaggactgatcaccgaCGATGACGAGGCAGcccacagggaggaggtcagagacctggcagtgtggtgccaggacagcaacctctccctcaacgtcagcgagacaaaggagctgatcgtggacgacAGGAAACAGAGGTGTGAGCACGCCCCCGTACACATcaaaggggctgtagtggagcgggtcaagagcttcaagttccataCTCACTTTTGATTGCATTCTTTTCTGCTTATGTCTAGTGACAACGCCAATTCTCCATGGTGTATTCAAGCGTTTCTCAAACTGTTTGAGTTGTCGTCTAAATCACTTTTTAGTGTCTGATGAAATACACAAAGCCATGTCTCTAGCTGACACACCATTTGAGAACAACTGTGTATGTACAATATTATACAACATTATCAGTCAGCAAATAGCCCTTTTTGCCTTGGAGGGAAACAGGTCAGCGTGGATTCAAAAACAGTGCTACTGTTGTAGTATAATATTACTCATTCGTGCAGACTTATTTAATAGAGACTGGCTGAATTTCATTTGTGCTCCAGTAGGTTGATTAATAGCTACTCATTTTTCCATTACTAAACA encodes:
- the LOC118363362 gene encoding SRC kinase signaling inhibitor 1-like isoform X3, translated to MISTGDAEFPCEYHTLGHGGTRCFPHNNNNNGELAPTSGNRQRHNTLAAKSLEALTNLHKADIKRQHEAFMDLQKNQKYPASPCMSQGQRSPNFGRQQQQQPNYWSFKARTPRVIRRNPDQPALADQASRVSFASAESLETMSEADVPLGFNRMNRLRQSLPLARSSSQAKLRAPGILFLQLGEETRRVHLTHELTSLETLRALIVHMFPQRLTMAMLRCPSTALLIKDEARNVFYELEDPRDVQDRCVIKIYCKEPVYGTYPGHHNPHLANGDLRREMVYTPQQDSPSNRRLSNAPASSSASTPSSSPSRVRLLYSGGGRPSSYAGQPHLQHHPHTHSLPHPHHLSPGGQMAAHHHPQQHHPQQLQPQHHHLQHHAQASFSPSAILERRDVKPDEEVHGIGSRSMVLLRGDGGGIYADPYSLGQEGGRLSLAGPHSPLPPRGDPYGSLYRRGGGGGGGLGPGSVRSLTSYSAAALQGELMDSGILYRPGGPLYNDAAYAASMLAMGFRVPPPSSPQKIPDMRDSYSGTLPGRGSPGRQTLRRDSVSSSVFGESAKARGQGSGLGSDQLCLMAGPGGEGGGFSSAPGFSSPLPGNETETRGRMEVMEKQIASLTGLLQTVLTRGPEADSPDKIETSSDCSGTDTLTPSAPLALMPPPPTGSAQSLTVSRLQMQNHLHGLQQNTSKLRIQLSQLRDIQLENQDSVQSLLRQTESELSLMMLDAMRTQEDPLQRQRLLVEEERLKYLNQEELLIQQLHDLEKSVEELQRNSSVNHGLVTEKDVEQKSMELRSLGETLTELKNQFPSLQSKMRVVLRVEVEAVKFLKEEPHRLDTLLKRCNTMTDTLTTLRRKVTEGLWKGQDDICSQSAKRTEDTGKNSDLDILTSPPLSLNDLDGSASLANWMPISGSDPDTSGPEQDPHPTASYRSRVLDELPSRRGADKSVSVEVRLAAERDWEEKRASLTQFSAQDINRLLEETQAELMKAIPDLDFAARQINKPVVPPKPHPKPQFTTPVTTSTSAFTTSSTLTTTSTEHQPNKVQITALKLDGGSRRGSAEMTVTRYRTEKPSKSPPPPPPRRSFPSAHGLTTNRTGEVTVTIKKKLEPEDGEAPKTLVKLRRTPSDTPRPASTPPVIAASAIKDEDYDERIIAELENASNSPGASKGPQSTVAARLKHLQQGSLERPKTRKQREDFPKIQGQQQDNDPKHTSRLCKGYLTKKESDGAASDDLVSTIHNHNGKNIEKPLD
- the LOC118363362 gene encoding SRC kinase signaling inhibitor 1-like isoform X1, translating into MISTGDAEFPCEYHTLGHGGTRCFPHNNNNNGELAPTSGNRQRHNTLAAKSLEALTNLHKADIKRQHEAFMDLQKNQKYPASPCMSQGQRSPNFGRQQQQQPNYWSFKARTPRVIRRNPDQPALADQASRVSFASAESLETMSEADVPLGFNRMNRLRQSLPLARSSSQAKLRAPGILFLQLGEETRRVHLTHELTSLETLRALIVHMFPQRLTMAMLRCPSTALLIKDEARNVFYELEDPRDVQDRCVIKIYCKEPVYGTYPGHHNPHLANGDLRREMVYTPQQDSPSNRRLSNAPASSSASTPSSSPSRVRLLYSGGGRPSSYAGQPHLQHHPHTHSLPHPHHLSPGGQMAAHHHPQQHHPQQLQPQHHHLQHHAQASFSPSAILERRDVKPDEEVHGIGSRSMVLLRGDGGGIYADPYSLGQEGGRLSLAGPHSPLPPRGDPYGSLYRRGGGGGGGLGPGSVRSLTSYSAAALQGELMDSGILYRPGGPLYNDAAYAASMLAMGFRVPPPSSPQKIPDMRDSYSGTLPGRGSPGRQTLRRDSVSSSVFGESAKARGQGSGLGSDQLCLMAGPGGEGGGFSSAPGFSSPLPGNETETRGRMEVMEKQIASLTGLLQTVLTRGPEADSPDKIETSSDCSGTDTLTPSAPLALMPPPPTGSAQSLTVSRLQMQNHLHGLQQNTSKLRIQLSQLRDIQLENQDSVQSLLRQTESELSLMMLDAMRTQEDPLQRQRLLVEEERLKYLNQEELLIQQLHDLEKSVEELQRNSSVNHGLVTEKDVEQKSMELRSLGETLTELKNQFPSLQSKMRVVLRVEVEAVKFLKEEPHRLDTLLKRCNTMTDTLTTLRSVLYTTCTYRKVTEGLWKGQDDICSQSAKRTEDTGKNSDLDILTSPPLSLNDLDGSASLANWMPISGSDPDTSGPEQDPHPTASYRSRVLDELPSRRGADKSVSVEVRLAAERDWEEKRASLTQFSAQDINRLLEETQAELMKAIPDLDFAARQINKPVVPPKPHPKPQFTTPVTTSTSAFTTSSTLTTTSTEHQPNKVQITALKLDGGSRRGSAEMTVTRYRTEKPSKSPPPPPPRRSFPSAHGLTTNRTGEVTVTIKKKLEPEDGEAPKTLVKLRRTPSDTPRPASTPPVIAASAIKDEDYDERIIAELENASNSPGASKGPQSTVAARLKHLQQGSLERPKTRKQREDFPKIQGQQQDNDPKHTSRLCKGYLTKKESDGAASDDLVSTIHNHNGKNIEKPLD
- the LOC118363362 gene encoding SRC kinase signaling inhibitor 1-like isoform X2, with amino-acid sequence MISTGDAEFPCEYHTLGHGGTRCFPHNNNNNGELAPTSGNRQRHNTLAAKSLEALTNLHKADIKRQHEAFMDLQKNQKYPASPCMSQGQRSPNFGRQQQQQPNYWSFKARTPRVIRRNPDQPALADQASRVSFASAESLETMSEADVPLGFNRMNRLRQSLPLARSSSQAKLRAPGILFLQLGEETRRVHLTHELTSLETLRALIVHMFPQRLTMAMLRCPSTALLIKDEARNVFYELEDPRDVQDRCVIKIYCKEPVYGTYPGHHNPHLANGDLRREMVYTPQQDSPSNRRLSNAPASSSASTPSSSPSRVRLLYSGGGRPSSYAGQPHLQHHPHTHSLPHPHHLSPGGQMAAHHHPQQHHPQQLQPQHHHLQHHAQASFSPSAILERRDVKPDEEVHGIGSRSMVLLRGDGGGIYADPYSLGQEGGRLSLAGPHSPLPPRGDPYGSLYRRGGGGGGGLGPGSVRSLTSYSAAALQGELMDSGILYRPGGPLYNDAAYAASMLAMGFRVPPPSSPQKIPDMRDSYSGTLPGRGSPGRQTLRRDSVSSSVFGESAKARGQGSGLGSDQLCLMAGPGGEGGGFSSAPGFSSPLPGNETETRGRMEVMEKQIASLTGLLQTVLTRGPEADSPDKIETSSDCSGTDTLTPSAPLALMPPPPTGSAQSLTVSRLQMQNHLHGLQQNTSKLRIQLSQLRDIQLENQDSVQSLLRQTESELSLMMLDAMRTQEDPLQRQRLLVEEERLKYLNQEELLIQQLHDLEKSVEELQRNSSVNHGLVTEKDVEQKSMELRSLGETLTELKNQFPSLQSKMRVVLRVEVEAVKFLKEEPHRLDTLLKRCNTMTDTLTTLRSVLYTTCTYRKVTEGLWKGQDDICSQSAKRTEDTGKNSDLDILTSPPLSLNDLDGSASLANWMPISGSDPDTSGPEQDPHPTASYRSRVLDELPSRRGADKSVSVEVRLAAERDWEEKRASLTQFSAQDINRLLEETQAELMKAIPDLDFAARQINKPVVPPKPHPKPQFTTPVTTSTSAFTTSSTLTTTSTEHQPNKVQITALKLDGGSRRGSAEMTVTRYRTEKPSKSPPPPPPRRSFPSAHGLTTNRTGEVTVTIKKLEPEDGEAPKTLVKLRRTPSDTPRPASTPPVIAASAIKDEDYDERIIAELENASNSPGASKGPQSTVAARLKHLQQGSLERPKTRKQREDFPKIQGQQQDNDPKHTSRLCKGYLTKKESDGAASDDLVSTIHNHNGKNIEKPLD